From Nicotiana tabacum cultivar K326 chromosome 20, ASM71507v2, whole genome shotgun sequence, one genomic window encodes:
- the LOC107807647 gene encoding dirigent protein 16-like, producing the protein MLSQSPSSIFFVFLFATINLALHVSSIDTQSPGEPILELYLHDILGGSNPTARPITGLLGNIYSGQVPFAKPLGFEPPTDGVAIPNSNGAIPTFNINGVPLGTGLAGTTFAGNQNSQTTVTTQLGPDGLGLGFGTITVIDDYLTSSPELGTQNLGKAQGVYVSSSADGSTQMMAFTAMFEGGEYGDSLNFFGVYRIASPMSRISVTGGTGKFKNACGFAEIRSLIPAGQHVTDGAETLLRIAVHLTY; encoded by the exons ATGCTAAGTCAATCACCATCTTCCATTTTCTTTGTATTCTTATTTGCAACAATAAACTTGGCACTCCATGTTTCTTCAATTGATACTCAATCTCCTGGCGAACCGATACTGGAATTATACCTGCATGATATTCTGGGAGGCAGTAATCCCACAGCTAGACCGATAACCGGATTATTAGGCAATATTTACAGTGGACAAGTGCCTTTTGCTAAGCCTCTAGGTTTCGAACCTCCTACAGATGGTGTAGCAATTCCCAATTCCAATGGTGCAATCCCAACTTTCAATATCAATGGCGTTCCACTAGGAACTGGCTTAGCAGGCACAACATTTGCTGGTAACCAGAATAGCCAAACTACTGTGACTACTCAATTAGGCCCTGATGGCTTGGGCCTCGGCTTTG GTACCATTACTGTTATTGACGACTACTTGACTTCATCCCCCGAGTTGGGCACACAAAACCTTGGAAAAGCACAAGGTGTCTATGTTTCAAGCTCTGCAGATGGAAGTACTCAAATGATGGCGTTTACGGCCATGTTTGAAGGAGGAGAATATGGTGATAGTCTCAATTTCTTTGGTGTTTACAGAATTGCAAGTCCCATGTCTCGAATTTCAGTTACAGGAGGAACAGGTAAGTTTAAAAATGCTTGTGGATTTGCAGAGATTCGTTCCCTTATACCAGCTGGTCAACATGTTACAGATGGTGCAGAGACATTGTTAAGGATTGCTGTCCATCTTACTTATTGA